The following coding sequences are from one Microbulbifer sp. TB1203 window:
- a CDS encoding TonB-dependent receptor, with protein sequence MDRSHLSRAMKGAIAATTVSTSFATLSFAQELEEVVVTGTRIQRATDATSATPISVFDASTLENSGETTLEDFLQELPSMTGGQLGQSVNNGNPGLATVSLRGLGSQRTLVLLNGRRLVSAGTDTGTVDLNTIPISIIERIEILKSGASSIYGSDAIAGVVNIITKKDFEGAQLRADYGITDESDGEQWLAAMTFGADTEKGHVMLNVEYSKRDDIFQGERSFSDCPLAESGGTLFCAGSGTTTPGHMFTTDGQSLILDPVTGIVRDYSAATDAFNYAQFSYLVTPQEVFSIYGYGTHELWDIKDVTTINAFTELLYANRQSDQLLAAEGTFWIPFVPASHPDYPPVGGEGVFVARRLAETGGRSFTQDLSTWRGVVGFDGEWCNEWLWDISYTYARWVDPQIDRGRANQPRFDTLLGSINPETGELVAPVCDPTGTLGGDTACPGLWNPFESGTLTQEMQDYALVTNSPVEKETLRSFQANLIGDFGDFALTSEPWQWAAGYEHRSESVEVTADGAAELGQIYFVQGTSWSASYDVDEVYAELRAPLMEGQPWVDLLAAELSVRYSDYNTIGSDTTAGVVLEYAPFEQLRFRGSYNQGFRAPGLDDLFSPPVLSAEVYTDPCFEFNAPGVSPVVRANCLADGVDPDNENLASPQATGFFAGNPDLDKETSDSWTLGVVWTPTFVEDLSFTLDYFKIEVDDAIGTFTTNQIVDTCYNSPGFSSETCDLILGPEAVGQFPGTDGPRRAANGTIAGQALITQNISTFETDGADLGAFYSMDFAGGTVTFEGIATWLHEWEFQASEFDPKIDLAGKFGADPVTTRIAAFPEWKLYLSADYEAEYWSLGTTVRMEGEVDDINPDPADLSTHVDSIWYQDLRASYFCWENVEISGGIRNVWNQQPPYVTNYDDMNTLPLNYDTVGRFFFGSVTLRF encoded by the coding sequence ATGGACAGATCCCACCTATCCCGGGCAATGAAGGGTGCAATAGCGGCCACGACCGTCTCCACCAGCTTTGCCACTTTATCCTTTGCCCAGGAATTGGAGGAAGTCGTGGTCACCGGCACACGCATACAGCGCGCCACCGATGCCACCAGCGCCACTCCAATCAGTGTTTTCGACGCCTCGACGCTGGAAAACTCCGGAGAGACCACCCTGGAGGACTTCCTCCAAGAGCTTCCGTCCATGACCGGCGGCCAGTTGGGTCAATCGGTGAACAACGGCAACCCCGGTTTGGCCACGGTATCCTTGCGCGGTCTGGGCTCCCAGCGCACCCTGGTGCTGCTGAACGGCCGCCGGCTGGTATCGGCGGGTACCGACACCGGCACCGTGGATCTGAACACCATTCCCATATCCATCATCGAGCGGATCGAGATCCTGAAAAGCGGCGCCTCCTCCATTTACGGTTCCGACGCCATTGCCGGTGTGGTCAACATCATCACCAAGAAGGATTTCGAGGGAGCGCAGCTTCGCGCCGACTACGGCATCACTGACGAGAGCGACGGCGAGCAGTGGCTGGCAGCCATGACTTTCGGCGCCGACACGGAGAAGGGGCATGTGATGTTGAACGTGGAGTACAGCAAGCGGGACGATATATTCCAGGGCGAGCGAAGTTTTTCCGACTGCCCGCTGGCCGAATCCGGCGGCACCCTCTTCTGCGCCGGCAGTGGTACCACCACACCGGGGCATATGTTCACAACCGATGGCCAAAGCCTGATCCTGGACCCCGTTACCGGAATCGTGCGGGATTACAGCGCCGCTACCGATGCGTTCAATTACGCCCAGTTCAGCTATCTGGTCACCCCCCAGGAAGTTTTCAGCATCTACGGCTACGGCACCCATGAACTGTGGGATATCAAGGACGTCACCACAATCAACGCCTTCACTGAATTGCTCTACGCCAACCGCCAGTCGGACCAGCTGCTGGCCGCCGAGGGCACCTTCTGGATTCCGTTTGTCCCCGCAAGCCATCCCGACTACCCCCCGGTCGGAGGTGAAGGTGTATTCGTGGCGCGCCGCCTGGCGGAGACCGGCGGCCGCTCCTTTACCCAGGACCTCAGCACCTGGCGCGGCGTGGTCGGGTTCGACGGCGAGTGGTGCAATGAATGGCTCTGGGATATCTCCTATACCTATGCGCGCTGGGTCGATCCACAGATAGACCGCGGCCGCGCCAACCAGCCGCGTTTCGATACCTTGCTCGGCTCCATCAATCCAGAAACTGGGGAACTGGTTGCTCCCGTATGTGACCCAACTGGAACGCTCGGTGGCGACACCGCGTGTCCCGGACTCTGGAACCCCTTTGAATCCGGCACCCTGACCCAGGAAATGCAAGACTACGCCCTGGTCACCAACTCGCCGGTGGAAAAGGAAACCCTGCGCAGCTTCCAGGCCAACCTCATCGGCGACTTCGGTGACTTCGCCCTCACCAGCGAGCCCTGGCAGTGGGCGGCGGGCTATGAGCACCGCTCCGAATCGGTCGAAGTCACCGCAGATGGCGCCGCCGAGTTGGGGCAAATCTACTTCGTGCAGGGCACCTCTTGGAGTGCCAGCTACGACGTGGACGAAGTCTACGCCGAGCTGCGCGCCCCACTGATGGAGGGCCAGCCCTGGGTAGACCTGCTGGCCGCGGAACTCTCCGTCCGCTACTCCGACTACAACACCATCGGCAGCGACACTACCGCTGGCGTCGTGCTGGAATATGCACCGTTCGAACAACTGCGCTTCCGCGGCAGCTACAACCAGGGCTTCCGCGCGCCCGGTCTCGACGATCTCTTCAGCCCCCCGGTACTGTCAGCGGAGGTCTACACCGACCCCTGCTTCGAGTTTAACGCGCCGGGCGTAAGCCCGGTCGTCCGGGCGAACTGTCTGGCGGACGGCGTCGATCCGGACAACGAGAACCTGGCATCCCCCCAGGCCACCGGTTTTTTCGCCGGCAACCCCGACCTGGACAAGGAAACATCCGATAGCTGGACCCTGGGCGTAGTCTGGACTCCCACCTTTGTGGAAGACCTCAGTTTTACCCTGGACTACTTCAAAATCGAAGTGGACGATGCCATCGGCACTTTTACCACCAACCAGATAGTGGATACCTGCTACAACAGCCCCGGCTTCTCCAGCGAGACCTGCGACCTGATCCTCGGCCCGGAGGCAGTGGGTCAGTTCCCGGGTACCGACGGCCCGCGGCGTGCCGCCAACGGCACCATCGCCGGGCAGGCACTCATTACGCAGAACATCTCCACCTTCGAGACCGATGGCGCCGACCTGGGCGCCTTCTACAGCATGGACTTTGCCGGCGGCACCGTGACATTCGAGGGCATTGCCACCTGGCTCCACGAGTGGGAATTCCAGGCCAGCGAATTCGACCCGAAAATCGACCTGGCCGGCAAGTTCGGCGCAGACCCGGTCACCACCCGAATCGCCGCCTTCCCGGAATGGAAGCTCTACCTGAGCGCGGACTACGAAGCAGAGTACTGGAGCCTAGGCACCACCGTGCGCATGGAAGGGGAAGTGGACGATATCAATCCCGATCCCGCAGACCTGTCCACCCATGTGGACAGCATCTGGTACCAGGACCTGCGCGCCAGCTACTTCTGCTGGGAGAACGTGGAAATCTCCGGCGGTATCCGCAACGTCTGGAACCAGCAGCCCCCCTACGTCACCAACTACGACGACATGAACACCCTGCCGCTGAACTACGACACCGTGGGCCGCTTCTTCTTTGGCAGCGTGACCCTGAGGTTCTAA
- a CDS encoding AbrB/MazE/SpoVT family DNA-binding domain-containing protein, translated as MQVSKWGNSLAIRLPASVVEALELHEGDDIEVVIAEKRVFEIRKKPNRRELLARLHKFRGKLPPDFIFDREEANAR; from the coding sequence ATGCAGGTATCCAAGTGGGGCAACAGCTTGGCGATTCGTCTGCCAGCTTCGGTAGTGGAAGCATTGGAATTGCACGAAGGCGACGATATAGAAGTCGTCATTGCCGAAAAACGGGTTTTCGAGATCAGGAAGAAACCGAACCGCCGGGAACTCCTGGCACGGCTACACAAGTTCCGTGGCAAGTTGCCGCCGGATTTCATCTTCGACCGGGAGGAGGCCAATGCCCGCTGA
- a CDS encoding PIN domain-containing protein produces the protein MPADPFIDSNVLIYLLSADTDKAGRAEAILRRGAVINVQVLNEITNVMRRKLAMPWPEVNEFVALIRSLCPTKSLTPEVHDRGRSIAERYNLSVYDAMIVSAALAAGCDTLYSEDMHHSLLVEKQLRVRNPFSPGQMSER, from the coding sequence ATGCCCGCTGACCCGTTCATCGACTCCAATGTGCTGATCTACCTACTCTCCGCCGATACGGACAAGGCAGGCCGGGCCGAGGCCATCCTGCGCAGAGGTGCAGTAATCAACGTCCAGGTGCTGAACGAAATCACCAATGTCATGCGCCGCAAGCTCGCCATGCCCTGGCCTGAGGTCAATGAGTTTGTGGCGCTGATTCGCTCACTGTGCCCCACCAAATCTCTCACCCCGGAAGTGCACGACCGCGGCAGGTCGATTGCCGAACGGTACAATCTGAGCGTATACGACGCCATGATCGTCTCTGCGGCCCTGGCCGCCGGATGCGACACGCTCTACTCAGAAGACATGCACCACAGTCTACTGGTGGAAAAGCAGTTGCGAGTCCGCAATCCCTTTTCCCCCGGCCAAATGTCCGAGAGGTGA
- a CDS encoding ERCC4 domain-containing protein, translated as MLITVDHREQSPALLDELRRQNIYIERAPLPLGDYRVGDQLLFERKTVADLRLSLADGRLFDQARRLYHWRAQQPDRRVALIVEGRVQPPGVGQRERRILQGALVKIALLWDIPLLRTLLPEESARVMLYAARQHGHGKLQAPLPALSCPNETLGPRTGDKHLVQLRLLQSIPGIGPHRARALLARFGSITAILNAEESELDAVENLGRELARRIRWLVSEAPGIYRAAASHISSGRHGCLLYQT; from the coding sequence ATGCTAATCACCGTCGACCACCGCGAGCAGTCACCGGCCCTGTTGGACGAACTGCGCAGACAGAACATCTACATAGAGCGCGCACCGCTGCCCCTGGGCGACTACCGCGTGGGCGACCAGTTGCTGTTCGAACGCAAAACCGTCGCCGACCTGCGGCTGTCCCTTGCGGACGGCCGTCTGTTCGATCAGGCGCGCCGTCTCTACCACTGGCGCGCGCAGCAGCCGGACCGCCGCGTCGCGCTGATCGTCGAAGGGCGCGTGCAACCGCCGGGCGTTGGCCAACGGGAAAGGCGTATCCTGCAGGGTGCATTGGTGAAGATCGCCCTCCTCTGGGACATTCCACTGTTGCGTACACTGCTGCCTGAGGAGAGCGCCAGGGTGATGCTCTACGCAGCCCGCCAGCACGGGCACGGCAAATTGCAGGCGCCGCTGCCCGCGCTTTCCTGCCCCAATGAAACGCTGGGCCCCCGGACCGGGGACAAGCATCTGGTGCAGCTCCGGCTGCTGCAGTCCATCCCGGGCATAGGCCCACACCGGGCCAGGGCTCTGCTCGCCCGCTTCGGCAGCATAACCGCGATACTGAACGCTGAGGAAAGCGAGCTGGACGCAGTGGAAAACCTCGGCAGGGAACTGGCGCGGCGAATCCGCTGGCTGGTGAGCGAAGCGCCGGGGATCTATCGGGCGGCCGCCTCCCATATCTCGTCAGGTAGACACGGTTGCCTCTTGTACCAAACATGA
- a CDS encoding DUF1778 domain-containing protein, producing the protein MAAAKVTAARTARLGLRATAEQETVLRRAAEVAHKSLTDFILDSACRAAEQTLLDQRLFMVSGGQYQALLDLLEQPAQENPGLRDLFSHRSPWEVR; encoded by the coding sequence ATGGCTGCAGCTAAAGTGACTGCCGCTCGTACGGCCAGGCTAGGCCTTCGTGCCACTGCGGAGCAGGAAACCGTGCTGCGCAGAGCCGCAGAAGTGGCCCATAAGTCACTTACGGATTTCATCCTGGACAGCGCCTGCCGGGCAGCAGAGCAGACCTTGCTTGACCAGCGCCTATTCATGGTTTCGGGGGGTCAGTATCAAGCCTTGCTGGATCTGCTCGAACAGCCTGCGCAGGAAAATCCGGGGTTAAGAGACCTCTTTTCACATCGATCGCCCTGGGAAGTCCGATGA
- a CDS encoding type II toxin-antitoxin system VapC family toxin, whose translation MIVADTNVITYLALPSPYTPQAEQLLLRESEWVAPALWRSEFRNVLALYIRKSLVSFEEALAVQAEMEDLLSGKEYEVTSLDVLSLVNKSSCSAYDCEFVALAASLRAPMVTMDKRLASAFPETVVLLTDYVDSSDR comes from the coding sequence GTGATTGTTGCCGACACCAATGTCATCACCTATTTGGCTTTGCCTTCACCTTATACGCCCCAGGCTGAACAGTTGTTGCTGAGGGAGTCGGAATGGGTTGCACCTGCGCTTTGGCGCAGCGAGTTTCGCAATGTCCTGGCGCTCTATATACGCAAGTCTCTGGTCAGTTTCGAGGAGGCCCTCGCTGTGCAGGCGGAGATGGAGGATCTTCTGAGCGGGAAGGAATATGAGGTCACATCTCTGGATGTACTGTCTCTTGTAAACAAAAGCAGTTGCTCGGCCTACGATTGCGAGTTTGTGGCGTTGGCAGCGAGCCTGAGGGCTCCCATGGTGACCATGGACAAGAGACTGGCCAGTGCTTTCCCGGAAACGGTCGTGTTGCTGACTGATTATGTAGATAGCTCCGACCGCTGA
- a CDS encoding Arc family DNA-binding protein, with protein sequence MATVTLKNIPDDLYRRLKESAQAHHRSINSELISCLELVLVPRKVTPEERLVRLRSKRPRFDSDAVSVEEIREAIERGRP encoded by the coding sequence ATGGCTACTGTAACGCTTAAGAATATTCCAGACGATCTATATCGGCGCTTGAAGGAATCTGCGCAAGCGCATCACCGCTCCATCAACAGCGAGTTGATCAGTTGTTTGGAACTGGTGCTTGTCCCCAGGAAGGTAACTCCAGAGGAACGTTTGGTCAGATTGCGGAGTAAACGCCCGCGATTCGACTCCGATGCCGTTTCAGTCGAGGAAATCCGGGAGGCCATTGAAAGGGGGAGGCCGTGA
- a CDS encoding HigA family addiction module antitoxin, translated as MFNSGIRPIHPGEILREDYLVPLGISANALAKALHVPAPRINDIVRERRGITADTAMRLARYFDTTPQLWMTLQAEYDLRVAQIERADQIAREVAPRQVA; from the coding sequence ATGTTCAACAGCGGCATACGCCCCATCCACCCGGGCGAAATCCTGCGCGAGGACTACCTGGTCCCGCTGGGCATAAGCGCCAATGCACTGGCAAAGGCGCTGCATGTGCCGGCGCCGCGCATCAACGACATAGTTAGGGAGAGGCGCGGCATAACCGCGGATACGGCCATGCGTCTGGCCCGCTACTTCGATACCACCCCACAGCTCTGGATGACTCTGCAAGCTGAATACGACCTGCGGGTCGCACAGATCGAGCGAGCGGATCAAATCGCCAGGGAAGTGGCCCCTCGCCAAGTGGCGTGA
- a CDS encoding TonB-dependent receptor domain-containing protein: MKKNLLSAAVKGALGLTAAAIMVPAMPAFAQEDATLVEEVIVTGSRIQRADLESALPIQIMDSEQIAATGVTSAADLMTKVSSMQGFTTPGDSVGGSGGGLQTANLRDLGDSYTLVLLNGRRLAASTSGSIVDLRHIPIAAIERVEILTDGASALYGSDAIAGVVNFILKEDVNTTSISARFDQPMEDGDGETSKFDITTGFGDLDSDGFNVMATLSHVEQNSLAAKDRDFGSTGIITRNNPATGNPVLFFNGSTNSIPGNAYVYFTEASGRSTINFNPYREANGSCAPDNAPSDDLCAFDYTSTLQILPEREATSVVLSGKFKISDNMTGFSELVYTDTSMTSAIAPYPTGQVELPIDSQLVQDYVLPYVDAAAVADIEQVTGTWRALAAGNRTTEYASEALHFVAGIEGSVGDISYEVAAFNSTTDQEENFVDGWLLGDEFYDLVESGNLNIFETPDNLPENTSELLAPTIYLGNNSTTETTTTGFDASVSMPMFAMNGGDAQIAGGVDYRRTSYVQGASDANASGRILFVQPGNTYDLERDSYGVYTEAYFPVMENLDLTASLRYDSIGGVDSVVDGVNLGTVNDDESDVTYKVSSRWTVTDSLSLRASYGTGFKAASMVDLARPLVNFGVTSGTFDCPFPANDPLRSLCVAPAGFQAQVLAGGNSELTPETSKQFSVGFVFDTADNFTATVDYWNIQMEDQVDSLTEQQIFDNWQQYRELFVPVRNAGSGRDELGIIQAVVNIGESEVSGIDYRFEKINELSFGELTLGFGGTYMIENENSLYGTSMGKFGADDDVTFRNIIRANATLVHGDFTHNLAVNYRSGYLDQANEVFTLDENGDFIVEQVVNSEGEIEDALATEQIQLDIPSYVTVDFQSQWMLMADQLSLKLGVNNLLDKKPPQTLRVSGAGHQLGFDPRYSDAYGRTAYLNVGYTF; encoded by the coding sequence ATGAAAAAGAACCTCCTGTCTGCAGCTGTTAAAGGGGCCCTGGGCCTGACCGCAGCTGCGATTATGGTTCCGGCAATGCCCGCCTTTGCGCAGGAAGATGCGACTTTGGTGGAGGAAGTCATCGTTACCGGTTCTCGCATCCAGCGGGCCGATCTTGAAAGCGCACTTCCCATCCAAATAATGGATTCAGAACAAATTGCAGCTACCGGTGTTACCTCAGCTGCAGACCTGATGACCAAAGTCTCCTCCATGCAGGGCTTTACCACTCCTGGCGATTCTGTTGGCGGCAGCGGCGGTGGCTTGCAAACCGCTAACCTCCGGGACCTGGGTGACAGTTACACACTGGTTCTGCTGAACGGTCGTCGCTTGGCGGCTTCCACCTCCGGCAGTATTGTTGACCTCCGCCACATTCCAATCGCCGCGATTGAACGTGTAGAAATTCTGACAGACGGTGCCAGCGCCCTATACGGCTCTGACGCAATTGCCGGTGTCGTAAACTTCATTCTCAAAGAGGATGTAAACACCACCAGCATCTCTGCGCGCTTTGACCAGCCTATGGAAGACGGTGACGGTGAGACCAGCAAGTTCGACATCACCACTGGCTTTGGTGACCTGGACTCCGATGGCTTTAACGTGATGGCCACCCTGAGCCATGTTGAGCAGAACTCTCTGGCCGCCAAAGATCGGGATTTTGGCAGCACCGGTATCATTACACGGAATAATCCGGCTACCGGAAACCCTGTTCTGTTTTTTAACGGATCAACCAATTCCATCCCCGGCAACGCTTACGTGTACTTTACCGAAGCGTCAGGTCGTAGCACTATTAATTTCAACCCTTACAGAGAAGCGAACGGATCCTGCGCACCGGACAACGCTCCTTCTGACGATCTTTGCGCCTTCGACTACACTAGCACGCTGCAAATTCTCCCTGAGAGAGAAGCAACCTCCGTCGTTCTGTCCGGGAAATTCAAAATTTCCGACAATATGACTGGTTTTAGTGAATTGGTCTACACTGACACCAGCATGACCTCCGCGATCGCACCTTACCCGACTGGGCAAGTTGAGCTGCCAATCGACTCCCAGCTGGTTCAGGACTACGTACTTCCGTATGTAGACGCAGCAGCCGTTGCTGATATTGAGCAAGTTACCGGCACCTGGCGCGCTCTTGCAGCAGGTAACCGTACTACTGAGTATGCATCTGAAGCACTTCATTTTGTGGCTGGTATTGAGGGCTCAGTTGGCGATATCAGCTATGAAGTCGCTGCCTTTAACTCTACCACCGATCAGGAAGAAAACTTTGTTGATGGATGGCTGTTGGGGGACGAGTTCTACGATCTAGTGGAATCTGGCAATCTCAATATTTTTGAGACCCCGGACAACTTGCCGGAAAACACTTCCGAACTGCTGGCCCCGACTATTTACCTTGGTAACAACAGCACGACAGAAACGACCACTACTGGTTTCGACGCCTCTGTATCCATGCCAATGTTTGCCATGAATGGCGGAGACGCTCAAATTGCTGGCGGCGTTGACTATCGGCGCACTAGCTACGTTCAGGGAGCTTCGGATGCTAACGCAAGTGGACGGATTCTTTTCGTTCAGCCAGGAAATACTTACGATCTGGAACGAGACTCATACGGTGTTTATACGGAAGCCTACTTTCCTGTAATGGAAAATCTCGACCTGACCGCTTCCTTGCGTTACGACTCCATTGGCGGTGTTGACTCCGTAGTAGACGGTGTAAATCTGGGCACGGTAAACGATGACGAGTCTGACGTAACCTATAAAGTAAGCAGCCGCTGGACAGTTACTGACAGCTTGTCGCTGCGGGCTTCTTACGGCACCGGATTCAAGGCTGCTTCGATGGTCGACCTGGCTCGCCCGCTGGTGAACTTCGGGGTTACATCCGGAACCTTTGACTGCCCGTTCCCTGCCAACGACCCCCTGCGCAGTCTCTGTGTTGCGCCTGCAGGTTTCCAGGCACAAGTACTGGCTGGCGGCAACTCGGAGCTGACACCTGAAACTTCAAAGCAATTCAGTGTGGGCTTCGTATTTGATACTGCCGATAATTTCACCGCTACGGTGGACTATTGGAATATCCAAATGGAAGACCAGGTCGACAGCTTGACTGAACAGCAGATTTTCGACAACTGGCAGCAATATCGCGAACTGTTTGTTCCGGTACGTAACGCCGGTTCTGGCCGTGATGAATTGGGCATTATTCAAGCTGTAGTCAACATTGGTGAATCCGAAGTGAGCGGTATCGACTACCGTTTCGAGAAAATTAATGAACTGTCATTTGGTGAGTTGACTCTCGGATTTGGTGGTACCTATATGATTGAAAATGAAAATTCACTCTACGGTACCAGCATGGGCAAATTCGGCGCAGACGATGATGTAACCTTCCGAAACATCATCCGCGCCAACGCCACCCTGGTTCATGGTGACTTTACCCATAATCTCGCTGTAAATTACCGTAGTGGTTATTTGGACCAAGCCAACGAGGTGTTTACGCTTGATGAAAATGGCGACTTCATAGTTGAGCAGGTGGTCAACTCGGAGGGAGAAATCGAAGACGCACTTGCAACCGAGCAAATTCAGCTGGACATCCCGTCTTATGTTACTGTCGACTTCCAGAGCCAGTGGATGTTAATGGCAGATCAGCTGTCTCTGAAACTCGGCGTCAACAACCTGCTGGATAAGAAGCCGCCGCAAACTCTACGTGTAAGCGGTGCTGGTCACCAGCTTGGTTTTGATCCTCGCTACTCTGACG